CGTCTTCGTCATCATCAGTTACGGCTGCAAGAGCTCGGCTTCTTAACAAGAGAGCCGAGCTCTTTTCTTGCGCGTCCGCCCGCCATGACGCCCTATTCCGCATTCTCTTTGAACTCCGTCACAACTTTTCGTTCCGTTACCTTCCACCAATCGTCCAGCGTGGCAGCCAGGCGAGCGACGACGTCCGGATTATCGGCGGCGAGGTTGCTGGTTTCGTGCGGATCGGCTAGCAGATCAAACAACTGAGGCCGTTTTTCATCACGCATATGAACGGCACCGTAGCGGTTGACCTTACCGTCGTATGTCAGCAACAGCTTCCACTGATCTTCGATCACCCAACGGTAAAGAAGACTTTCCTGAGGATTGTTGATGTCGGCCACATCGTGAGCGAAGCTTTCACCAAAGATGCGTTTGCGCTGCATTTGTTTTTCGCCCGTTGCGATCGGTAGCAGGTCGATTCCCGGTAGATTGTCGGGCACGCGAGCTCCTGCGGCCTTCAACAAAGTGGGAGCCAAGTCAATGCTACTGACGACTTCCTGTCGATCGCTTGGCTGAATCTTTGCGGGCCAGCGGATCATGATGGGGGTGCGAGTTCCGCCTTCCATCGGCGACTGTTTGGACCCCGGTCCGAACGATGGTCGCCAACCTTCGGGTACGTTGACGTCCGGCGTTCGTTGAATCCAGCCGTTGTCGCAGACGTAAACGATGATCGTATTGTCTGACACACCGGATTCTTCGACGTGGTCAATCAAGTCACCGCATGTTTCGTCGAACCATGCACACATCGCGAAGTATTTTGCGAGGGCCGGATGCCGATTTGGCTGGCGGTAGTGTTGCAGAATGCGTTCCGGTGGATTGTGGGGCGTGTGCGGTAAAAATGGAGCGTACCAAACGAAGAAGGGTTTCTTCTGTTTGATTGCCTTGTCCACGAAATCGAATACAGGCTTCATACCTTCGCGTCCAATCTTCAGCCCATCATCACCGTGTCGTCCGCCTTTTTGGGGAAAGCCGCGAGTCATGCCTTCCGTGAATCCGCCTCGCTGGTAGCTGCCTTCCCACCATTTGCCACTTTGATGACTGATGTAACCCTGTTCGGCGAGTAGTCCAGGCAGGGTTTCGAACCGATCCAGTTTTGCAATCAGTCGCTCACGCAAAGCGTCATATTGTTCCTTCGACAACTTGGGATCCGGTGCCGGATCGTTGCCCGTGATGCCATGCTGGT
This DNA window, taken from Fuerstiella marisgermanici, encodes the following:
- a CDS encoding sulfatase family protein codes for the protein MKHKRISMFAVALAIVPLYFSAAVAEDAKPNIVMILSDDQAWTDYGFMGHPDIRTPHLDRLATSSALFRRGYVPTALCRPSLATMISGLYPHQHGITGNDPAPDPKLSKEQYDALRERLIAKLDRFETLPGLLAEQGYISHQSGKWWEGSYQRGGFTEGMTRGFPQKGGRHGDDGLKIGREGMKPVFDFVDKAIKQKKPFFVWYAPFLPHTPHNPPERILQHYRQPNRHPALAKYFAMCAWFDETCGDLIDHVEESGVSDNTIIVYVCDNGWIQRTPDVNVPEGWRPSFGPGSKQSPMEGGTRTPIMIRWPAKIQPSDRQEVVSSIDLAPTLLKAAGARVPDNLPGIDLLPIATGEKQMQRKRIFGESFAHDVADINNPQESLLYRWVIEDQWKLLLTYDGKVNRYGAVHMRDEKRPQLFDLLADPHETSNLAADNPDVVARLAATLDDWWKVTERKVVTEFKENAE